The following proteins are encoded in a genomic region of Aphis gossypii isolate Hap1 unplaced genomic scaffold, ASM2018417v2 Contig00843, whole genome shotgun sequence:
- the LOC126555424 gene encoding zinc finger MYM-type protein 1-like, translated as MSYPHKSGCQKRKERVEREEKFLKSQKGQSTLTAFKFCAKEKPTQVTQNIETKNQILSNDSENKKNILINDNNVTNCLTKNLIYPVLTDSIEKNPAVEESDTVVVDYSGKPECLPEVNDNIICTEKQSNSQSLTNTYNYHYDIGTLTTNILQTQLIENIIRQGHQKMPTSFPRDRLNEPFPLSLLSKTLPNSEKVKRDWLVWSHIKNAFYCFPCRLFKISTLNCSYLSSPDGYSKDKIWRKLYERLPSHENNKDHIQCFVKWREVKTRIKNDSSIDKLVCKQIAHEAQKWRDILTRVLDTILFLGERGLALRGESHIVGEPNNGNFLGILELISHYDPILRQRLEEVKKSQQLHQRLQVHYLSAEIQNEFISLCADHVMSVILIERSSAKYYTIIVDATPDSAHVEQTTFILRYLHFDAKEKIYDIKERFLAFVDCNKKTGEAIADLIRETLKKYNILLTDCRGQGYDNGSNMKGEYNGAQSHILKDNPYAIYSPCAAHSLNLCGVDSAECCSLHGLSNTRWSARIDAVKPFLNNLPGLQNALEDVKQLNLTAESRRDIEVLFVINERNVVLQARNSTIDVEVINLESLIADLQLIRNNWNTILQEYSVIAGINNRFVVIKKLNDIFSFLWQFVAWSEERIQDTAANFVKKYDTDVSQELITEMIHLKHIYKENFTTNCSPYELLNEITSKNLDTLFPNVCVALRIFCTLPVSVASAERSFSVLARIKNFHRSCSSQSRVSGLGTLCLESGLARQLDFKEIIDCFASAKARKANL; from the exons ATGTCTTACCCACATAAATCTGGCTGTCAAAAGCGTAAAGAGCGTGTAGAACGGgaagaaaaatttttaaaatctcaaaaaGGTCAATCAACTCTAACTGCTTTCAAATTTTGTGCAAAAGAGAAGCCTACTCAGGTTACTCAGAATATAGAAACgaaaaatcaaatactttCAAATgattctgaaaataaaaaaaatattttgattaatgataataatgttactAATTGTctcacaaaaaatttaatttatcctgTATTAACTgattcaattgaaaaaaatcctGCTGTAGAAGAATCTGATACCGTAGTCGTTGATTATAGTGGTAAACCTGAATGTTTACCAGAAgtaaatgacaatattatttgtacagaAAAACAATCAAATTCCCAATCACtaacaaatacttataattatcattacgaTATTGGTACTTTGACAACCAATATATTGCAAACacaattaattgaaaacattattcGTCAAGGCCATCAAAAAATGCCAACGTCTTTTCCTCGTGATCGACTGAATGAACCGTTTCCATTATCATTACTTTCTAAAACTTTGCCAAATAGTGAAAAAGTAAAACGCGATTGGTTAGTGTGGAGTCacataaaaaatgcattttattgttttccttGCCGTTTGTTCAAAATAAGCACATTAAATTGTTCCTATCTCAGTAGCCCTGATGGATACTCAAAAGATAAAATTTGgagaaaattatatgaaagaTTACCATCAcatgaaaacaataaagatCACATTCAATGTTTTGTGAAGTGGCGTGAAGTAAAAAcacgaataaaaaatgatagttCGATTGACAAGCTAGTGTGCAAACAAATTGCACACGAAGCCCAAAAATGGAGAGACATTTTGACACGTGTTTTagacacaattttatttttaggtgaaAGAGGATTGGCTTTAAGAGGAGAAAGTCATATTGTAGGAGAACCAAATAATGGAAACTTTTTAGGGATTTTAGAACTAATAAGCCACTATGACCCTATCTTACGACAGCGTTTAGAAGAAGTGAAAAAGTCTCAACAGCTGCATCAACGTTTACAAGTCCACTACCTTTCAGCTGAAATACAAAATGAATTCATAAGCTTGTGTGCAGATCATGTGATGTCAGTTATATTAATTGAGCGAAGTAGTGCTAAATACTATACCATTATTGTTGATGCTACACCTGATTCAGCTCATGTTGAAcaaactacatttattttgcgTTACCTCCATTTTGACgccaaagaaaaaatatatgatattaaagaaCGGTTTTTAGCTTTTGTGGactgcaataaaaaaacaggTGAAGCCATTGCAGACTTGATTCgtgaaactttaaaaaagtataacattCTACTAACCGACTGTCGCGGACAAGGCTATGATAACGGCTCTAATATGAAAGGTGAATACAATGGTGCCCAAAGTCATATACTAAAAGATAATCCATATGCTATTTACTCACCATGTGCAGCTCACAGCTTAAATCTATGTGGAGTTGACTCTGCTGAGTGTT gtTCGCTTCACGGTCTATCAAATACAAGATGGTCAGCTAGGATAGATGCTGTAAAACCATTCCTGAATAATCTACCAGGACTGCAAAATGCACTAGAGGACGTAAAACAACTTAATTTAACTGCAGAATCTCGTCGAGATATCGAag TTCTCTTTGTAATAAACGAAAGAAATGTCGTTCTTCAAGCCAGAAACTCTACTATTGATGTTGAAGTAATAAATCTGGAGAGTTTAATAGCAGACTTGCAGCTGATAAGAAATAATTGGAATACTATTTTACAAGAAT atTCAGTTATAGCAGGAATAAATAACCgttttgttgtaataaaaaagttgaacgatattttttcttttttgtggCAATTTGTTGCATGGTCTGAAGAGCGAATTCAGGATACTGCagctaattttgtaaaaaaatacgatactGACGTATCTCAAGAACTAATAACTGAAATGATTCACCTTAAACATATCTACAAAGAAAATTTCACAACTAATTGTTCTCCTTATGAGTTATTGAACGAGATCACATCAAAAAATTTGGACACTCTTTTTCCGAATGTGTGTGTGGCTTTACGCATATTTTGTACCTTGCCAGTTTCAGTTGCTAGTGCTGAGCGTTCTTTCAGCGTACTtgcaagaattaaaaattttcaccGTTCTTGTTCTTCACAATCGAGAGTTTCTGGGTTAGGAACTCTATGTTTAGAATCAGGATTAGCAAGGCAACTGGATTTTAAAGAAATCATCGACTGCTTTGCTTCGGCTAAAGCAAGAAAAgctaatttatag